The following coding sequences are from one Gossypium hirsutum isolate 1008001.06 chromosome A12, Gossypium_hirsutum_v2.1, whole genome shotgun sequence window:
- the LOC107934720 gene encoding switch 2 — protein sequence MSLLRSFKETLKPCCNSSSFSQPSLSQQPPLPSVINQRKPPKSSLSRQLQRLEHDYLPSTQESHFENPKLSLPQLKNNAHMHGEQDDDDHQEEAEEEEVKEFGRAELSRVQFEDTGPYEPLVLSSDGEFPIIQVPAYINCRLLAYQREGVKFLYMLYRSNHGGILGDDMGLGKTIQTIAFLAAVYGKDEEYGDSRLLKENQIGQKGPVLIICPTSVICNWKCEFSRWAPFNVSLYHGSSRELILEKLQANGVEVLVTSFDTFRIHGNLLSGIKWEIVVVDEAHRLKNEKSKLYSACLEIKTHRRIGLTGTIMQNKIMELFNLFDWAAPGSLGAREHFREFYDEPLKHGQRATAPERFIRVAGERKQNLVAVLHKYMLRRTKEATIGQLMLGKEDNVVFCAMSELQKRVYQRMLQLPDVQCLINKDLPCSCGSPLAQVECCKRIVPKGIIWPYLHRGSPEGCDSCPFCLVLPCLVRLQQISNHLELIKPNPRDEPDKQRKDAEFASAVFGPDIDMVGGNAPSKSFMDLSDTRYCGKMRALEKLMSSWALMGDKIFLFSYSVRMLDILEKFLIRKGFCFSRLDGSTPTNMRQSLVDEFNSSPSKQVFLISTRAGGLGLNLVSANRVVIFDPNWNPAQDLQAQDRSFRFGQRRHVVVFRLLAAGSLEELVYSRQVYKQQLSNIAVSGKMEKRYFEGIQDCKEFQGELFGICNLFRDLSDKLFTSEILELHEKQGQQHTEHDGDKQELTSLGSLPTPTEGSETFSSVSKNLHPGDIEIAATDKPVLEDLGILYAHRNEDIVNSSAGIQQKIIVLTGDNKPRIDTNASWKRKTDWEENDVSTRDGKKIQYGRLAQFKGMGVVEFSKWVLSATPSNRESLLRNYKRRKKEA from the exons ATGTCACTACTCCGCTCTTTTAAAGAAACACTAAAACCCTGTTGCAATTCATCTTCATTTTCACAGCCTTCCTTATCCCAACAGCCACCTCTACCATCTGTAATAAACCAGAGGAAACCCCCCAAATCTTCGCTTTCGCGCCAGCTTCAACGCCTTGAACACGACTATCTCCCTTCTACACAGGAATCCCATTTCGAAAACCCTAAATTGTCCTTGCCCCAACTCAAAAACAATGCTCATATGCATGGAGAACAAGACGACGATGACCACCAAGAAGAGGCTGAGGAGGAAGAAGTAAAAGAATTTGGGAGAGCCGAATTGAGTCGGGTTCAGTTTGAGGATACGGGTCCTTACGAGCCGTTGGTATTGTCTTCCGATGGAGAATTTCCAATTATACAG GTGCCTGCATATATTAACTGTCGGTTGCTTGCCTATCAAAGAGAGGGAGTCAAGTTTTTATACATGTTATACAGGAGCAACCATGGGGGCATTCTTGGTGATGATAT GGGACTTGGCAAGACAATCCAGACAATCGCATTTCTCGCTGCTGTATATGGAAAAGACGAGGAATATGGTGACTCCAGATTACTGAAGGAAAACCAGATTGGACAGAAAGGACCTGTATTAATAATCTGTCCCACTTCtgtcatctgcaattggaagtgtgAATTCTCCAGATGGGCACCCTTTAATGTCTCTCTTTACCATGGGTCAAGCCGTGAACTCATTCTTGAGAAGCTACAAGCTAATGGAGTTGAAGTTCTGGTTACCAGTTTTGACACATTCAGAATTCATGGAAATCTTTTGTCAGGGATCAAGTGGGAGATTGTGGTCGTTGATGAAGCCCACCGcctgaaaaatgaaaaatcaaaactcTATTCAGCATGTCTAGAAATTAAGACTCACAGACGGATTGGTCTTACAGGAACCATCATGCAGAACAAAATTATGGAACTCTTTAATCTCTTTGACTGGGCTGCTCCTGGATCCTTGGGAGCAAGGGAACATTTTCGGGAGTTTTATGATGAACCCCTCAAACATGGCCAGAGGGCAACTGCTCCTGAAAGATTTATTCGGGTTGCTGGTGAGCGTAAACAGAACCTGGTAGCAGTCCTTCATAAATATATGTTAAGAAGGACGAAAGAGGCGACTATTGGACAACTTATGTTGGGAAAGGAAGATAATGTTGTCTTTTGCGCCATGAGTGAATTGCAAAAACGGGTATATCAGAGAATGTTGCAGCTGCCAGACGTTCAATGTCTTATTAACAAGGACCTGCCTTGTAGCTGTGGAAGCCCTCTTGCCCAAGTAGAATGTTGCAAGAGGATTGTGCCTAAAGGAATTATATGGCCTTACCTTCACAGGGGCAGCCCAGAGGGTTGTGATTCATGCCCTTTCTGCCTTGTCCTTCCTTGCCTTGTCAGGCTGCAACAG ATTAGCAATCACTTGGAGCTTATTAAGCCTAATCCTAGGGATGAACCAgataaacaaagaaaagatgcaGAATTTGCCTCTGCTGTCTTTGGTCCAGATATTGATATGGTGGGAGGGAATGCCCCAAGTAAAAGCTTTATGGATTTAAGTGACACTAGATATTGTGGAAAGATGAGGGCCTTGGAAAAGTTAATGTCCTCATGGGCGTTGATGGGTGACAAAATCTTTCTTTTTAGCTACTCTGTCAG GATGCTTGATATATTGGAGAAGTTTCTTATACGGAAAGGCTTTTGCTTTTCAAGACTTGATGGATCTACTCCTACTAACATGCGCCAATCTCTTGTTGATGAGTTTAACTCAAGTCCAAGCAAACAA GTGTTCCTTATATCAACCCGAGCTGGTGGACTTGGATTGAATCTTGTAAGTGCTAATCGTGTTGTTATATTTGATCCAAATTGGAACCCTGCCCAAGATTTACAGGCCCAGGACAGATCATTTCGTTTTGGGCAGAGGCGACATGTTGTGGTTTTCCGCCTTCTTGCTGCTGGTTCCCTTGAAGAACTTGTATATTCACGTCAGGTGTATAAACAGCAGCTGTCGAACATTGCTGTATCTGGGAAAATGGAAAAAAGATACTTTGAAGGCATTCAG GACTGCAAGGAATTTCAAGGCGAGCTTTTTGGAATCTGCAATCTGTTTCGCGATCTTTCAGATAAGCTTTTCACAAGTGAAATTCTTGAATTACATGAAAAGCAAGGGCAACAGCACACAGAACACGATGGTGATAAGCAGGAGCTAACCAGTCTAGGCTCCCTTCCAACTCCGACAGAAGGAAGTGAAACATTTTCTTCAGTGTCCAAGAATTTGCATCCTGGTGACATAGAGATTGCTGCTACTGATAAACCAGTTCTTGAGGACTTAG GTATCTTGTATGCCCATCGTAATGAAGATATTGTCAACAGTAGTGCTGGGATACAACAGAAAATAATAGTCCTTACTGGCGATAATAAGCCGAGAATAGACACAAATGCTTCATGGAAGAGGAAAACAGATTGGGAGGAAAATGACGTCTCAACCAGAGATGGTAAAAAGATTCAGTATGGTCGGCTGGCGCAGTTCAAGGGCATGGGAGTGGTTGAGTTTAGTAAGTGGGTACTCTCTGCAACTCCTTCAAATAGGGAGAGTTTGCTTCGGAactacaaaagaagaaaaaaggaggCGTGA